A stretch of Brassica napus cultivar Da-Ae chromosome C6, Da-Ae, whole genome shotgun sequence DNA encodes these proteins:
- the LOC106432717 gene encoding uncharacterized protein LOC106432717 yields MDKSWVWLPRTSLEYKQGATDFVYGSAKRLGNPAKMFCPCLQCRNLCHQLVATVLDHLVIKGMDQKYKKNKCWSKHGEIRELKTSDEQTSECEAYELFRATFFDGDDNLQPRSDTPDQNDGIEEEADKEFMKKLEDAETPLYNACPNYTKVSAIMGLYRIKVKSGMSENYFDQLLKIVHDMLPEDNVLPTSTEAMKNYLKIFGFGYEKIHACKNDCILYRKQYKDLTSCPRCKASRWEVDKHTKKEKKWIPAKVLRYFPTEDRFRRMYRSTRIAEDLRCHFSNASEDGTMRHSVDSITWSQVNAKWPEFASDPRNLRLGLSTDGMNPFSNQSTKYSTWPVLLVNYNMTPTLCMKAENVMLTMLIPGPTAPSNNIDVIFNR; encoded by the exons ATGGATAAGTCTTGGGTTTGGCTTCCAAG GACTAGCCTTGAGTATAAGCAAGGAGCAACGGATTTTGTTTATGGGTCAGCAAAGAGGTTGGGTAATCCCGCAAAGATGTTTTGTCCTTGTCTCCAATGCCGAAATCTGTGCCACCAATTAGTAGCCACTGTCTTGGATCATCTGGTTATTAAAGGAATGGATCAGAAgtacaagaaaaataaatgttGGAGTAAGCACGGGGAGATAAGGGAATTGAAGACAAGTGATGAACAGACTTCTGAATGTGAAGCTTATGAGTTGTTTAGAGCTACTTTCTTCGATGGTGATGACAATTTACAGCCCCGGAGTGACACGCCAGATCAGAATGATGGtattgaagaagaagcagacaaAGAGTTTATGAAGAAGTTGGAAGATGCTGAAACTCCTCTCTACAACGCATGTCCTAACTACACCAAAGTGTCAGCTATCATGGGGCTTTACAGAATAAAAGTGAAGAGCGGAATGTCAGAGAACTATTTTGATCAGCTTCTGAAGATAGTTCACGACATGCTACCGGAAGATAACGTGCTTCCAACATCAACAGAGGCGATGAAGAACTACTTGAAGATATTCGGGTTTGGCTATGAGAAAATTCATGCATGCAAGAATGATTGCATCTTATACCGGAAGCAGTATAAAGATTTGACAAGCTGCCCTCGATGTAAAGCTTCTAGATGGGAAGTAGACAAGCACacgaaaaaggaaaagaaatggaTTCCTGCTAAGGTTCTTAGATACTTCCCGACAGAGGACAGATTCAGAAGGATGTATAGATCAACAAGGATAGCCGAGGATCTGCGTTGCCATTTCAGCAATGCTTCAGAAGATGGGACGATGCGGCACTCAGTGGACTCAATAACTTGGTCTCAGGTTAATGCAAAATGGCCAGAGTTTGCGTCTGACCCGAGAAATCTTCGACTTGGTCTGTCTACTGATGGGATGAACCCATTTTCAAACCAGAGCACGAAGTACAGTACATGGCCAGTCCTGCTAGTTAACTACAACATGACACCTACATTGTGTATGAAGGCAGAGAATGTTATGCTCACTATGTTGATCCCTGGACCAACAGCACCGAGCAACAACATCGACGTtatcttcaaccgttga
- the LOC106432716 gene encoding uncharacterized protein LOC106432716, producing MEVYDSFSKETFNLRAMLMWTISDYPGLGTLAGCKVKGKQACNVCGKDTPFRWLKFSRKHVYMCNRRRLRPGHPYRCRQSWFDNTLEEGTVPRIQSGAEIFEQLKDFRNDFGRPLDKKGKRKRSGLVDGEELSEEECDEESDRWRWKKRSIFFDLPYWKDLHVRHNIDVMHVEKNVSDAILSLLMQSAKSKDGLKAHHDLEDIGIQKNLDTQVRGKRNYLPPAAYWLSKTEKKKFCKRLAEFRGPDGYCANISNCVSVDPPTVGGLKSHDHHVLLQNLLPVALRGMLPTGPRIVVNRICNFFNQLCQCVIDPEKLVSLENEVVETLCQLERFFPPALFDIMFHLPLHLAREARLGGPVHFRWMYPFERYMKTLKSFVKNYARPEVCMAEGYMAGECMAFCLEFLKTSVAACENANRNEDLEPCDDILEGRPFHKAKAVTLTEKEREIAHRYVLMNTEMFTPYVDMHLEELQDKHVRCRRNKTYLWKNHGERFTQWVKEKIPSNSKDHSKKLKWLAFGPRAEAQTYKGYIVNGHRFHTDDVQRKTQNSGVSYEAFTMCRSSARDTNQKADIVAYYGVIQEIILLDYQMFQVPLFKCKWANKGHGVTEEEGFTLVNLHVNQSAFRQDPYIMLSQAKQVFYSREDESSPWYVVMKAPPRGYHELETEAEFVAPVSSLQHSEDLENQSSDDESFCVRDDCEGIYIMD from the exons ATGGAGGTTTATGACTCATTTTCCAAGGAAACTTTTAATCTCAGAGCTATGTTGATGTGGACTATCAGTGATTATCCTGGTTTGGGGACGTTGGCAGGCTGTAAAGTCAAAGGTAAACAAGCATGTAATGTTTGTGGCAAGGATACACCTTTTAGGTGGCTGAAGTTTAGTAGAAAACATGTCTACATGTGCAATAGAAGAAGACTCAGACCTGGCCATCCTTACAGATGCAGACAGAGTTGGTTTGATAACACCTTAGAAGAAGGAACAGTACCGAGAATTCAATCAGGAGCTGAGATATTTGAGCAGCTGAAAGACTTTAGAAATGATTTTGGTCGACCTTTAgataagaaaggaaaaagaaagagatctGGTTTGGTCGATGGTGAAGAGCTTTCAGAAGAGGAATGTGATGAAGAAAGTGATCGATGGAGGTGGAAGAAGCGGTCTATTTTCTTCGATCTACCTTACTGGAAG GATCTGCATGTACGTCACAACATCGATGTAATGCACGTTGAGAAGAACGTGTCTGATGCCATATTGTCCCTCCTCATGCAAAGTGCTAAATCAAAAGATGGTTTGAAGGCACACCATGATTTGGAAGATATTGGGATTCAGAAAAACTTAGACACGCAAGTACGTGGGAAGAGAAACTACTTACCACCTGCTGCTTATTGGCTGTCGAAGACAGAGAAAAAGAAGTTCTGCAAGAGATTGGCTGAGTTCAGAGGACCGGATGGCTACTGTGCGAATATCTCCAACTGTGTTTCAGTTGATCCTCCTACCGTTGGTGGCTTAAAGTCTCATGATCACCATGTGTTGCTACAAAACCTGTTACCTGTGGCTCTGAGAGGAATGCTGCCAACTGGGCCTCGGATTGTAGTGAATAGAATATGCAACTTCTTCAATCAATTATGTCAGTGTGTGATTGACCCGGAGAAGCTTGTATCTTTGGAGAATGAGGTTGTCGAGACATTGTGCCAATTGGAGAGGTTCTTTCCTCCAGCCTTGTTTGATATCATGTTCCACCTTCCTCTTCATCTTGCAAGGGAGGCACGTTTAGGTGGTCCGGTCCACtttagatggatgtatccgttTGAGAG GTATATGAAGACACTCAAATCATTTGTTAAAAACTATGCTAGACCAGAAGTCTGTATGGCTGAGGGATACATGGCAGGAGAATGCATGGCCTTCTGTTTGGAGTTTCTTAAGACCTCTGTAGCAGCATGCGAAAATGCAAACCGTAACGAAGATCTTGAACCATGTGACGACATCCTTGAAGGTCGTCCATTTCACAAGGCTAAAGCAGTTACACTAACTGAGAAAGAGCGGGAGATAGCACATCGATATGTTCTGATGAACACAGAAATGTTCACTCCATATGTTGA TATGCACTTGGAGGAATTACAAGATAAACATGTGCGGTGTAGAAGAAATAAAACTTATTTGTGGAAAAATCATGGGGAAAGGTTTACACAGTGGGTTAAAGAGAAG ATCCCAAGTAACTCAAAGGATCATTCGAAGAAGCTAAAGTGGTTAGCTTTTGGACCAAGAGCTGAAGCACAAACGTACAAGGGATATATCGTTAATGGGCATCGATTTCATACTGATGATGTACAGAGAAAGACTCAGAACAGTGGAGTGTCTTATGAAGCTTTCACCATGTGTCGTTCCAGTGCTCGAGATACTAATCAGAAGGCAGACATTGTTGCGTACTACGGAGTCATACAAGAGATAATATTGCTGGATTATCAAATGTTCCAGGTTCCACTCTTCAAGTGTAAGTGGGCCAACAAAGGGCATGGTGTGACAGAAGAAGAGGGCTTTACGCTTGTGAACCTACATGTAAATCAGTCTGCATTTCGCCAAGATCCCTATATTATGCTGTCTCAAGCAAAACAAGTGTTCTATTCCAGAGAAGATGAATCATCACCTTGGTATGTTGTTATGAAAGCGCCACCAAGGGGATACCATGAGTTGGAGACAGAAGCAGAGTTTGTTGCACCGGTATCATCGCTTCAGCACAGTGAAGATTTGGAGAATCAATCTTCTGATGATGAGAGTTTCTGTGTTAGGGATGACTGCGAAGGAATCTACATAATGGATTAG